One Phycisphaeraceae bacterium genomic window carries:
- the argB gene encoding acetylglutamate kinase, with translation MMISFDMDNPLAHANGPLVVKLGGAAVDNPDAGSALWDAIARLHQTQSRGIILVHGGGTAIDRRLAALGMKSDRKEGIRITPDEHIGEVVATLNGVINTGVVAQLQVRGVPAVGLTLADGMFARCVKSTKFSFDPGRVGEVVGGDPRLPLSLIRTGFLPVFSSIGFDDQGGALNVNADEAAAAVAWIVGARGLVLLTDVEGILDQRGALVASMRADQVEHMIDSGVIGNGMIPKARGAVHAANASGAPTVIASWKDAHNLQRIAEGELVGTRILPGVRRAEHAELTLGV, from the coding sequence ATGATGATCTCCTTCGATATGGACAACCCCCTCGCCCACGCGAACGGCCCCCTCGTCGTGAAACTCGGCGGCGCCGCCGTCGACAATCCGGACGCCGGGTCCGCCCTGTGGGACGCCATCGCGCGCCTCCACCAGACCCAGTCGCGCGGGATCATCCTCGTCCACGGCGGCGGGACCGCCATCGACCGGCGCCTCGCCGCGCTCGGCATGAAGTCCGACCGCAAGGAAGGCATTCGCATCACCCCCGACGAGCACATCGGCGAGGTCGTCGCAACCCTCAACGGCGTCATCAACACCGGCGTCGTTGCCCAGCTCCAGGTCCGAGGCGTCCCCGCCGTCGGCCTCACCCTCGCCGACGGCATGTTCGCCCGCTGCGTCAAGTCCACCAAGTTCTCCTTCGACCCCGGTCGCGTCGGCGAGGTCGTGGGCGGCGATCCGCGCCTCCCCCTCTCCCTCATCCGCACCGGCTTCCTCCCCGTCTTCTCCTCGATCGGCTTCGACGATCAGGGCGGAGCCCTCAACGTCAACGCCGACGAAGCCGCCGCCGCCGTCGCCTGGATCGTCGGCGCTCGGGGCCTCGTCCTTCTCACCGATGTCGAGGGCATCCTCGACCAGCGCGGCGCCCTCGTCGCTTCCATGCGCGCCGATCAGGTCGAGCACATGATCGACTCCGGCGTCATCGGCAACGGGATGATCCCCAAGGCCCGCGGCGCCGTGCACGCCGCCAACGCCTCCGGCGCGCCCACCGTCATCGCGTCGTGGAAGGACGCGCACAACCTCCAGCGCATCGCCGAGGGCGAACTCGTCGGCACGCGCATCCTGCCCGGCGTCCGAAGAGCCGAGCACGCCGAACTCACGCTCGGCGTGTAA
- a CDS encoding TVP38/TMEM64 family protein, producing MTTDQPTTPEYPKPLPAEKRSLLQRLGPAGLLGLLWTVAPALGGIFLLARIDYASEWLQTHGLAMSVFVYVSIFIVSAGLGFLPTYAQSILAGWVFGIWIGIPAALAGFGGASLIGYAIARTVSRGRVERVIEENIKARAVRDALIGQGFWKTLGIVTLVRVPPNSPFALTNGVLASSGVKLLPYFIGTVVGMTPRTSAAVILANHWSSQGAKNIQEAVKDRGMMTIVVGLVTAFIVLGIIGYIANKALDRVTNGKGQRPATSNPAA from the coding sequence ATGACCACCGACCAGCCCACGACCCCCGAGTATCCCAAGCCCCTGCCGGCCGAGAAGCGCTCGCTCCTCCAGCGACTCGGGCCCGCCGGCCTGCTCGGGCTGCTGTGGACGGTCGCCCCGGCGCTGGGAGGCATCTTCCTGCTCGCGCGCATCGACTACGCCAGCGAGTGGCTCCAGACGCACGGGCTGGCGATGTCCGTCTTCGTCTATGTCTCGATCTTCATCGTCAGCGCCGGGCTCGGCTTCCTGCCGACCTACGCGCAGTCCATCCTCGCGGGATGGGTCTTCGGAATCTGGATCGGAATCCCCGCCGCCCTCGCCGGTTTCGGCGGCGCATCCCTCATCGGCTACGCGATCGCGCGCACCGTCTCGAGAGGGCGCGTCGAGCGCGTCATCGAAGAGAACATCAAGGCCCGCGCCGTGCGCGACGCGCTCATCGGTCAGGGCTTCTGGAAGACCCTCGGCATCGTCACGCTCGTTCGCGTGCCCCCCAACTCGCCCTTCGCGCTCACCAACGGCGTGCTCGCGTCCAGCGGCGTGAAGCTCCTCCCGTACTTCATCGGCACCGTCGTCGGCATGACGCCGCGCACCTCCGCCGCCGTCATCCTCGCCAACCACTGGTCATCCCAGGGCGCCAAGAACATCCAGGAAGCCGTCAAGGACCGCGGCATGATGACGATCGTCGTCGGGCTCGTCACCGCGTTCATCGTGCTGGGCATCATCGGCTACATCGCGAACAAGGCCCTCGACCGCGTGACCAACGGCAAGGGTCAGCGCCCCGCGACGAGCAACCCCGCCGCCTGA
- a CDS encoding argininosuccinate synthase produces MKVALAYSGGLDTSAIVPWLIENYHCEVIAVVGDVGQGADELHGVEDKAKNSGASACYVVDLKREFVEDYVMPTMIAGSIYDGKYLLGTAIARPILAKAQVEVALQTGCDAISHGCTGKGNDQVRFEGAYAALAPELKVIAPWREWNLRSRESLLNYLEERKIPCAASREKIYSRDRNLWHVSHEGGALEDPWNAPPEDVWLMSVSPADAPNSPEDVHLTFEEGYPIALNGVAMAADDLLAELNTIAGKHGVGRIDLVENRCVGMKSRGCYETPGGTVIVEALRALEELVLDRDTRFYREELGLKFSRLVYDGKWFTPLREALWAAAESIAKPMTGEVVVRLHKGKATATQRRSPESLYSEQFATFGEDAVYDHKHAEGFIRLHSLPQRIAALKKKAKV; encoded by the coding sequence ATGAAAGTCGCCCTTGCCTACTCCGGCGGTCTCGACACCTCCGCCATCGTTCCCTGGCTCATCGAGAACTACCACTGCGAAGTGATCGCCGTCGTCGGCGATGTCGGCCAGGGCGCCGACGAACTCCACGGCGTCGAGGACAAGGCGAAGAACAGCGGCGCGAGCGCCTGCTACGTCGTCGACCTCAAGCGCGAGTTCGTCGAGGACTACGTCATGCCCACGATGATCGCGGGCTCCATCTACGACGGGAAGTACCTCCTCGGCACCGCCATCGCGCGCCCCATCCTCGCCAAGGCCCAGGTCGAGGTCGCCCTCCAGACCGGCTGCGACGCCATCTCCCACGGCTGCACCGGCAAGGGCAACGATCAGGTCCGCTTCGAGGGCGCCTACGCCGCCCTCGCGCCAGAGCTGAAAGTCATCGCCCCCTGGCGCGAGTGGAACCTCCGCTCGCGCGAGTCGCTCCTCAACTACCTCGAAGAGCGCAAGATCCCCTGCGCAGCGAGCCGCGAGAAGATCTATAGCCGCGACCGCAACCTCTGGCACGTCTCCCACGAGGGCGGCGCCCTCGAAGACCCCTGGAACGCGCCCCCCGAGGATGTCTGGCTCATGAGCGTGTCGCCCGCCGACGCGCCCAACTCCCCCGAAGATGTGCACCTCACCTTCGAGGAGGGCTACCCCATCGCACTCAACGGCGTCGCCATGGCCGCCGACGACCTCCTCGCCGAACTCAACACCATCGCCGGCAAGCACGGCGTCGGGCGCATCGACCTCGTCGAGAACCGCTGCGTCGGCATGAAGTCGCGCGGCTGCTACGAGACCCCCGGCGGCACCGTCATCGTCGAGGCCCTCCGCGCCCTCGAAGAACTCGTGCTCGACCGCGACACCCGCTTCTACCGCGAGGAACTCGGCCTCAAGTTCTCGCGCCTCGTCTACGACGGCAAGTGGTTCACCCCGCTGCGCGAGGCCCTCTGGGCCGCCGCCGAATCCATCGCCAAGCCGATGACCGGCGAGGTCGTCGTCCGCCTGCACAAGGGCAAGGCCACCGCCACCCAGCGCCGCTCCCCCGAGTCGCTCTACTCCGAACAGTTCGCCACCTTCGGCGAAGACGCCGTCTACGACCACAAGCACGCCGAGGGCTTCATCCGCCTGCACTCCCTGCCCCAGCGCATCGCCGCCCTCAAGAAGAAGGCGAAGGTCTGA
- a CDS encoding ornithine carbamoyltransferase produces MIIAAPDMKTTISPLAATDILSVGELSATELNALLDTAIRVKAEPLAYEDALRGKSLVMLFEKPSLRTRVSFEIGAAKLGAKVVYFDHSSSRIGQREPVADYGSNLSLWTDCVVARVFQHSVIENLAKHSTVPVINALSDLYHPCQALADLLSLKEKLGDLKGAKLAFVGDGNNVCNSLMLGAATLGMGFTAVCPPGYEPDEQTVKAAGKLLKDSGGTLTITDEIEAVYGNDAVYTDTWTSMGQESEQAQRVKTFAPYQVNEHLMNIAGDDALFMHCLPAHRGEEVAPEVIDGPRSIVLRQAENRMHAQNALLLHLLAP; encoded by the coding sequence ATGATCATCGCCGCCCCGGACATGAAGACGACCATCTCCCCGCTCGCCGCCACCGACATCCTCTCCGTCGGCGAACTCTCGGCGACTGAACTCAACGCCCTGCTCGACACCGCGATCCGCGTCAAGGCCGAGCCCCTCGCCTACGAAGACGCCCTGCGAGGCAAGTCCCTCGTCATGCTCTTCGAGAAGCCCTCGCTGCGCACACGCGTCTCCTTCGAAATCGGCGCCGCCAAACTCGGCGCCAAGGTCGTCTACTTCGACCACTCCTCCTCCCGCATCGGCCAGCGCGAGCCCGTCGCCGACTACGGCAGCAACCTGTCCCTCTGGACCGACTGCGTCGTCGCGCGCGTCTTCCAGCACTCCGTCATCGAGAACCTCGCGAAGCACTCCACCGTCCCCGTCATCAACGCGCTCTCCGACCTCTATCACCCCTGCCAGGCCCTCGCCGATCTGCTCTCTCTTAAGGAGAAACTCGGCGATCTCAAGGGCGCCAAGCTCGCCTTCGTCGGCGACGGCAACAATGTGTGCAACTCCCTCATGCTCGGCGCTGCCACCCTCGGCATGGGCTTCACCGCCGTCTGCCCCCCCGGCTACGAGCCCGACGAGCAGACCGTCAAGGCGGCCGGCAAACTCCTCAAAGACAGCGGCGGCACGCTCACCATCACCGACGAGATCGAAGCCGTCTACGGCAACGACGCCGTCTACACCGACACATGGACCAGCATGGGCCAGGAGTCCGAGCAGGCCCAGCGCGTCAAGACCTTCGCGCCCTACCAGGTCAACGAACACCTCATGAACATCGCGGGCGACGACGCCCTCTTCATGCACTGCCTCCCCGCCCATCGCGGCGAAGAGGTCGCCCCCGAAGTCATCGACGGGCCCCGCTCCATCGTCCTCCGCCAGGCAGAGAACCGCATGCACGCCCAGAACGCGCTCCTGCTCCACCTCCTCGCCCCGTAA
- a CDS encoding PD40 domain-containing protein has protein sequence MPRSRPISATLRTLVALAGLSLLVHPALASDDKDAKKWDVDKGLTGKTREQRIDTTEGTWMSLDVSPDGRDIVFDMLGDLYIMPITGAPGAEPRKLTSGVAWDMQPRFSPNGEWVAFTSDRTGKNGKGGDNIWIIKRDADPESLRQITQETFRLLNGPNWHPSGEYIVARKHFTSRRSLGAGEMWLYHISGVEGGGAGGLQLTEKPTDQKDVNEPIFSPDGKYLYFSEDVAPGSNFEYDKDSNSQIYVVNRLELETGRSERYITGPGGAARPTPSPDGKTIAFVRRHDGKSTLHLFDTQTGRITRLYDDLERDMQEAWAIHGVYPAFAWTPDAKSIVIWARGKIRKVDVASGRAEEIPFRVRDTRTMAEAVRFPIEVAPEQFDVRAIRWTNVSPMGDKVAFQALGKIYIKDLPSGQPRRLTTQNDHFEMYPSFSRDGRSIVYTTWNDETMGSVRVAPVVTGANAPLPRTLTRTPGHYIDPVFSPDGKTVVFSKVGGGWLTSPLHSHDTGVFRVSSEGSEPTLVTRSGSRPQFADRSDRVFVERASGGRDADNRTLVSMNLDGSEERTHFTSDWATRYAVSPNGAWVAFIERFNVHVAPFVQTGKTVKVGPSGSSTPMAKVTTDAGEWIHFSGDSKTLHWSLGPTLSSRRLSDTFAFLNENRKIPDEPVTTTAIGFKQAHAKPQGPAVVLTGGRVVTMNDNNDVIENGAVVIEGNRITQVGKASDIITPRGAKIIDVDGQVILPGFVDTHAHGSQGVAGIIPQQNWVNTAQLAMGVTTIHDPSNDTNTIFASSEMVKAGLVPGPRTFSTGTILYGAAGSFKAEVDSLDDAKFHLRRMQAIGAWSVKSYNQPRRDQRQQVLAGARELGMMVVPEGGSTFMHNMTMIVDGHTGVEHTLPVERVYKDVLDMWKGAQVGYTPTLCVAYGGLGGENYWYDKTEVWRNERVTNFIPMHIVEPRARRRTTAPDEDYNHIRQAALAKQIYDIGETVHAGGHGQLPGICTHWEMWMFEQGGMTPMEALRSGTMHGARYLGLDKDIGSLEVGKLADIIVIQKGKDPTADIRDSEFIQYTVANGLVYDASNLNIVAPVERARKPFYFEIAGADTLSAPLPADAIMHGACAGCGRPGLGASLMQP, from the coding sequence ATGCCGCGCTCACGCCCGATCTCCGCCACGCTCCGCACGCTCGTCGCCCTCGCCGGCCTCTCGCTCCTCGTCCACCCCGCCCTCGCGTCCGACGACAAGGACGCCAAGAAGTGGGATGTCGACAAGGGCCTCACCGGCAAGACGCGCGAGCAGCGCATCGACACCACCGAGGGCACCTGGATGTCCCTGGATGTCTCTCCCGACGGGCGCGACATCGTCTTCGACATGCTGGGCGACCTCTACATCATGCCCATCACCGGCGCCCCCGGCGCCGAGCCCCGCAAACTCACCTCGGGCGTCGCCTGGGACATGCAGCCACGCTTCTCGCCCAACGGAGAGTGGGTCGCCTTCACCTCCGACCGCACCGGCAAGAACGGCAAGGGCGGCGACAACATCTGGATCATCAAACGCGACGCCGACCCCGAGTCCCTCCGCCAGATCACCCAGGAAACCTTCCGCCTTCTCAACGGCCCGAACTGGCACCCCTCCGGCGAGTACATCGTCGCGCGCAAGCACTTCACAAGCAGGCGCTCGCTCGGCGCGGGCGAGATGTGGCTCTACCACATCAGCGGCGTCGAGGGCGGCGGCGCCGGCGGGCTCCAACTCACCGAGAAGCCCACCGATCAGAAAGACGTCAACGAGCCCATCTTCTCCCCCGACGGGAAATACCTCTACTTCTCCGAGGATGTCGCGCCGGGCTCCAACTTCGAGTACGACAAGGACTCCAACAGCCAGATCTACGTCGTCAACCGCCTCGAGCTCGAGACCGGACGCAGCGAGCGATACATCACCGGACCCGGCGGCGCGGCGAGACCCACGCCCTCGCCCGACGGCAAGACCATCGCCTTCGTCCGTCGACACGACGGCAAGAGCACCCTCCACCTCTTCGACACCCAGACCGGCAGGATCACCCGCCTCTACGACGACCTCGAGCGCGATATGCAGGAGGCCTGGGCCATCCACGGCGTCTACCCCGCGTTCGCGTGGACGCCCGACGCGAAGTCCATCGTCATCTGGGCCCGCGGCAAGATCCGCAAGGTCGATGTCGCCTCGGGGCGCGCCGAAGAGATCCCCTTCCGCGTCCGCGACACACGCACCATGGCCGAAGCCGTCCGCTTCCCCATCGAGGTCGCGCCCGAGCAGTTCGACGTCCGCGCCATCCGCTGGACGAATGTCTCCCCCATGGGCGACAAGGTCGCCTTCCAGGCGCTCGGCAAGATCTACATCAAGGACCTCCCCAGCGGCCAGCCCCGGCGCCTGACGACGCAGAACGACCACTTCGAGATGTACCCGTCGTTCTCGCGCGACGGGCGCTCCATCGTCTACACGACCTGGAACGACGAAACCATGGGCTCCGTGCGCGTCGCGCCCGTGGTCACCGGCGCCAACGCGCCGCTCCCGCGCACCCTGACCCGAACCCCCGGCCACTACATCGACCCCGTGTTCTCGCCCGATGGCAAGACCGTCGTCTTCTCCAAGGTCGGCGGCGGCTGGCTCACCTCGCCACTCCACAGCCACGACACCGGCGTCTTCCGCGTTTCCTCCGAGGGCTCCGAACCCACCCTCGTCACGCGCAGCGGGTCGCGACCCCAGTTCGCCGATCGCTCCGACCGCGTCTTCGTCGAGCGCGCCTCCGGCGGGCGCGACGCCGACAACCGCACGCTGGTCTCCATGAACCTCGACGGCAGCGAGGAGCGCACCCACTTCACCAGCGACTGGGCCACGCGCTACGCGGTGTCTCCCAACGGCGCGTGGGTCGCCTTCATCGAGCGTTTCAACGTGCACGTCGCGCCCTTCGTCCAGACCGGCAAGACCGTGAAGGTCGGCCCCTCCGGATCGTCCACGCCCATGGCCAAGGTCACCACCGACGCCGGCGAGTGGATCCACTTCTCGGGCGACTCCAAAACGCTCCACTGGTCCCTCGGGCCCACGCTCTCCTCGCGCCGCCTCTCCGACACCTTCGCGTTCCTCAACGAGAACCGCAAGATCCCCGACGAGCCCGTCACCACGACTGCCATCGGCTTCAAGCAGGCGCACGCGAAACCCCAGGGCCCCGCGGTCGTTCTGACCGGCGGGCGCGTCGTCACGATGAACGACAACAACGACGTCATCGAGAACGGCGCCGTCGTCATCGAGGGCAACCGCATCACGCAGGTCGGCAAGGCGTCCGACATCATCACCCCGCGCGGCGCGAAGATCATCGATGTGGACGGGCAGGTCATCCTCCCCGGCTTCGTCGACACACACGCGCACGGCAGCCAGGGCGTCGCCGGCATCATCCCCCAGCAGAACTGGGTCAACACCGCGCAGCTCGCGATGGGCGTCACCACCATCCACGATCCCAGCAACGACACCAACACCATCTTCGCCAGCAGCGAGATGGTGAAGGCCGGCCTCGTCCCCGGCCCGCGCACCTTCAGCACCGGCACGATCCTCTACGGCGCCGCCGGCTCGTTCAAGGCAGAGGTCGACTCCCTCGACGACGCGAAGTTCCACCTCCGGCGCATGCAGGCCATCGGCGCGTGGAGCGTCAAGAGCTACAACCAGCCCCGGCGCGACCAGCGCCAGCAGGTCCTCGCCGGCGCGCGCGAACTCGGCATGATGGTCGTCCCCGAGGGCGGCTCCACCTTCATGCACAACATGACCATGATCGTCGACGGCCACACCGGCGTCGAGCACACCCTCCCCGTCGAACGCGTCTACAAAGACGTCCTCGATATGTGGAAGGGCGCGCAGGTCGGCTACACGCCAACCCTCTGCGTCGCCTACGGCGGCCTGGGCGGCGAGAACTACTGGTACGACAAGACCGAGGTCTGGCGCAACGAGCGCGTCACCAACTTCATCCCCATGCACATCGTCGAGCCGCGCGCTCGCCGGCGCACCACCGCCCCCGACGAGGACTACAACCACATCCGGCAGGCCGCCCTCGCCAAGCAGATCTACGACATCGGCGAGACCGTCCACGCCGGCGGCCACGGCCAGCTCCCCGGCATCTGCACCCACTGGGAGATGTGGATGTTCGAGCAGGGCGGCATGACCCCCATGGAAGCGCTCCGCTCCGGCACCATGCACGGCGCGAGGTACCTCGGCCTCGACAAGGACATCGGCTCCCTCGAGGTCGGCAAACTCGCCGACATCATCGTCATCCAGAAGGGCAAGGACCCAACCGCCGACATCCGCGATTCGGAATTCATCCAGTACACCGTCGCCAACGGGCTCGTCTACGACGCGAGCAACCTCAACATCGTCGCCCCCGTCGAACGCGCACGCAAACCCTTCTACTTCGAGATCGCCGGCGCCGACACCCTCAGCGCGCCGCTCCCGGCCGACGCCATCATGCACGGCGCCTGCGCCGGCTGCGGGCGCCCCGGCCTGGGCGCGTCGCTCATGCAGCCCTGA
- the argC gene encoding N-acetyl-gamma-glutamyl-phosphate reductase, translating to MTNSPSTIRVAVVGASGYSGRELVRILLAHPSVELVGLFGSDKRGSESAGDAQHYHQLFPQFRGLITLPIVAGTPDAILATRPDVVFLATPVPASLTLAPSLLDAPGAPGAPGAPVVIDIAAAFRLKDPAIFEAHYAQPHPALNWLERAVYGLPELHRAHLAKAQLIACAGCYPTSSIIPLAPLVKAGAIEKGRAPIIDSTSGVSGAGRAASLKTSFCELSLQPYAVLSHRHQPEIDAYANTKTIFTPHLGQFDRGILSTIHVDLAPGWTGARVRDLYDSLYANEPFVRLLPQGEWPTINAVAHTNFCDLALASDDASRHLIVVSAIDNLVKGAAGQAVQCMNIRTNQPEGAGLTPRVNRP from the coding sequence ATGACCAACTCCCCCTCCACAATCCGCGTCGCCGTCGTCGGCGCCTCCGGCTACAGCGGGCGAGAACTCGTGCGCATCCTCCTCGCGCACCCTTCGGTCGAACTCGTCGGCCTCTTCGGCTCCGACAAGCGCGGCAGCGAGTCCGCAGGCGACGCCCAGCACTACCACCAGCTCTTCCCCCAGTTCCGCGGCCTCATCACGCTCCCCATCGTCGCCGGAACCCCCGACGCCATCCTCGCCACCCGCCCCGATGTCGTCTTCCTCGCCACCCCCGTCCCCGCCAGTCTCACCCTCGCCCCATCTCTCCTCGACGCCCCCGGCGCCCCCGGCGCCCCCGGCGCCCCCGTCGTCATCGACATCGCCGCCGCCTTCCGCCTCAAGGACCCCGCGATCTTCGAGGCCCACTACGCACAGCCCCACCCCGCCCTGAACTGGCTTGAGCGCGCCGTCTACGGCCTGCCCGAACTCCACCGCGCTCACCTCGCCAAGGCCCAGCTCATCGCCTGCGCCGGCTGCTACCCCACCTCCTCGATCATCCCCCTCGCGCCCCTCGTCAAGGCCGGCGCGATCGAGAAGGGCCGGGCGCCCATCATCGACTCCACCAGCGGCGTCAGCGGCGCCGGACGCGCCGCCTCCCTCAAGACCTCCTTCTGCGAGCTCTCCCTCCAGCCCTACGCCGTCCTCTCTCACCGCCACCAGCCCGAGATCGACGCCTACGCCAACACGAAAACCATCTTCACGCCCCACCTGGGCCAGTTCGATCGCGGCATCCTGTCCACCATCCACGTCGACCTCGCCCCGGGCTGGACCGGCGCCAGGGTCCGCGACCTCTACGACTCTCTCTACGCCAACGAGCCCTTCGTCCGGCTCCTCCCTCAGGGCGAGTGGCCCACTATCAACGCCGTCGCCCACACCAACTTCTGCGACCTCGCGCTCGCCAGCGACGACGCGAGCCGCCACCTGATCGTCGTCAGCGCCATCGACAACCTCGTCAAGGGCGCCGCCGGCCAGGCCGTGCAGTGCATGAACATCCGCACCAACCAGCCGGAGGGCGCGGGCTTGACGCCGCGCGTCAACCGCCCATGA
- a CDS encoding CsbD family protein, whose translation MPNKQQTKGTVNKAKGKVKEAAGRATGSEKLQAEGKADRAKGHFEKKVGDAREGVEKTTKRAADRMT comes from the coding sequence ATGCCGAATAAACAGCAGACCAAAGGGACCGTGAACAAGGCCAAGGGCAAGGTCAAAGAGGCCGCGGGTCGCGCCACTGGCAGCGAGAAACTGCAGGCCGAGGGCAAGGCCGACCGCGCCAAGGGTCACTTCGAGAAGAAGGTCGGGGACGCGCGCGAGGGCGTCGAGAAGACCACCAAGCGAGCGGCCGACAGGATGACCTGA
- a CDS encoding AbgT family transporter — MTERPKPPHTPVPEVPDAPAPPKKRNVFDRFLSGIEWVGNKLPNPVTLFALFALGVIVISAIAAHFGVAVADPRPNAPDGAQMVARSLLTAEGVRWMSESMVKIFVEFVPLGTVLVALLGVGVADKSGLLSAAIRALVLSAPKNLVTLVIVFAGILSNTASEMGYVVLIPLAMVIFHSLGRHPFAGMAAAFAGVSGGYSANLLIGTIDPLLAGITQEAARLIDPDYEVHAAVNWYFMIASTFLITIAGWLVTAKIVEPRLGKYDVNNADETVDRTPKLGRLSAQERKGLIWAAVSVALVTLLTVVLAGPQASWLASWMQHIPGYGVLRNPNPAATGADAFKPLLNSVVALILIFFLIPGVVYGKIVGTMKNDVDVINAMADAMKSMGLYIVLVFFAAQFVAYFNYSGLGTILAVLGADALIAMRLDNPVIFVPFILLCAAVNLVIGSASAKWAVTAPIFVPMLMQIGYSPEVIQTAYRVGDSTTNIITPMMSYFGLILAMATRYDKKLGIGTMVSTMLPYTIVFLIGWTILFYVWIFGFGLPVGPGAPTRYPSELAPKEVIDGAVSAVQAAGLLVAGR; from the coding sequence ATGACCGAACGCCCCAAACCGCCGCACACGCCCGTTCCCGAGGTCCCGGACGCACCCGCCCCCCCGAAGAAGCGGAATGTCTTCGACCGCTTCCTGAGCGGGATCGAGTGGGTGGGGAACAAGCTGCCGAACCCGGTGACGCTGTTCGCGCTGTTCGCGCTGGGTGTGATCGTGATCAGCGCGATCGCGGCGCACTTCGGCGTGGCGGTCGCGGACCCGCGCCCCAACGCGCCGGACGGCGCGCAGATGGTCGCGCGGAGTCTGCTGACGGCGGAGGGCGTCCGCTGGATGAGCGAGAGCATGGTCAAGATCTTCGTCGAGTTCGTGCCCCTGGGCACGGTGCTCGTCGCGCTGCTGGGCGTGGGGGTTGCGGACAAGTCGGGTCTGTTGTCGGCGGCGATCCGCGCGCTGGTGCTGTCGGCGCCGAAGAACCTCGTCACGCTGGTCATCGTGTTCGCCGGCATCCTGAGCAACACGGCGAGCGAGATGGGGTACGTGGTGCTCATCCCGCTCGCGATGGTGATCTTCCACTCGCTGGGCAGGCACCCGTTCGCCGGGATGGCTGCGGCGTTCGCGGGCGTCTCGGGCGGGTACTCGGCGAACCTGCTGATCGGCACGATCGACCCGCTGCTGGCGGGCATCACGCAGGAAGCAGCGCGCCTGATCGACCCCGATTACGAGGTGCACGCCGCGGTCAACTGGTACTTCATGATCGCGAGCACCTTCCTGATCACGATCGCCGGGTGGCTGGTGACGGCGAAGATCGTGGAGCCGCGTCTTGGCAAGTACGATGTCAACAACGCCGACGAAACGGTGGATCGCACGCCGAAACTCGGTCGTCTGAGCGCGCAGGAGCGCAAGGGGCTGATCTGGGCGGCGGTGAGCGTGGCGCTGGTGACGCTGCTGACGGTGGTGCTCGCCGGGCCGCAGGCGTCGTGGCTGGCGTCGTGGATGCAACACATCCCCGGCTACGGCGTGCTGCGCAACCCGAACCCGGCGGCGACGGGCGCCGACGCGTTCAAGCCCCTGCTCAACAGCGTGGTGGCGCTGATCCTGATCTTCTTCCTGATCCCCGGCGTGGTGTACGGGAAGATCGTCGGGACGATGAAGAACGACGTGGACGTGATCAACGCGATGGCGGACGCGATGAAGAGCATGGGGCTCTACATCGTGCTGGTGTTCTTCGCGGCGCAGTTCGTGGCGTACTTCAACTATTCGGGCCTGGGGACGATCCTCGCGGTGCTGGGGGCCGACGCGCTGATCGCGATGCGCCTGGACAACCCTGTGATCTTCGTGCCCTTCATCCTGCTGTGCGCCGCGGTGAACCTGGTGATCGGCTCGGCGAGCGCGAAGTGGGCGGTGACGGCGCCGATCTTCGTGCCGATGCTGATGCAGATCGGGTACAGCCCGGAGGTCATCCAGACCGCGTATCGCGTGGGCGACAGCACGACGAACATCATCACCCCGATGATGTCGTACTTCGGGCTGATCCTCGCGATGGCGACCCGCTACGACAAGAAGCTGGGCATCGGCACGATGGTGAGCACCATGCTGCCCTACACGATCGTGTTCCTGATCGGGTGGACGATCCTGTTCTATGTCTGGATCTTCGGGTTCGGGCTGCCGGTCGGGCCCGGCGCTCCGACGCGTTACCCGTCGGAGCTGGCGCCGAAGGAGGTCATCGACGGCGCGGTGTCGGCGGTTCAGGCGGCGGGGTTGCTCGTCGCGGGGCGCTGA